The uncultured Bacteroides sp. genomic sequence AGGTGCTTTGTATGGTGACTGGCATCAACTATGGGTACAGATTTTAGTAACATTGGCTACAATAGTATATAGCGCTATACTTACTATTATCTTATTCTATATTGTAAATAAGACAATAGGACTTAGAGTGACAAAAGAAGAAGAATCAGTAGGTCTTGATATTTCTCAACACGGAGAAATAGCTTATGACGAAGAAGAATAATAATAATTGATGATAGGTTGTTAGTATATTAAGGTAAATTATTGCTTTTTGCTAAAAGGCATCTCTGTGAAGAGGTGCCTTTTGACATTTAAATAAAAATTATATGTTATCTGGGAACATTAATCATTTATGAACGGTTAAAAAGAAAGGTGAATTTAGTTGACTGAAAAATTAATTTTGAAGACACCATGCCTTTTTTTGAAACATTTTAGATGCTCTATCTGTTTCTATAATCAATAATAGAATGGAACATGAAAACAATATTATTTCTTTTGTTATCCATGACTGTGTTAATATTCACAGCTTGTGGGCAAACTACTAAAAAAACGATAACCATGAAAACATTGACTCCTGAGGAAAAGGCTGTTATTATCAATAAAGGAACCGAACGCCCTTTTACCGGCATTTACTACAATAATAAAGAGAAAGGGACCTATTCCTGCAAGCAATGTGGTGCTGCGCTATACCGTTCCGAAGATAAATTTGATTCCGGCTGTGGATGGCCAAGTTTTGATGATGAAATACCCGGTGCCATAAAAAGAATTCCCGATGCAGACGGGAGGCGTACAGAAATAGTATGCGCCAAATGTGGTGGACACCTCGGGCATGTTTTTAACGGAGAAGGGTTTACTCCAAAGAATGTCCGTCATTGTGTAAACTCTATTTCGCTTGATTTTGAACCTAAGAAATGAAGATTCTCTACACGCAATATTTAATTATGCACTAACAAAGGAATAAGTAATCGCCTTCTTTAAAACGAAGTGTTAACTCTCTGAAAACAGAGAATCTTATCTTAGTCATACCTCCATCAGGTAACAAGAATATTCTTATCTTTGCGAAACAAACTCCAGTATAATTTTATGGATGAAAATGTTCTCGGAAAGCTAAAAATACTTGCTGAATCGGCTAAGTACGATGTGTCGTGCTCATCCAGCGGAACTACCCGTGCCAATAAAAGTGGTGGGATAGGGAATGCTGCGGGGTGGGGCATCTGTCACAGCTTTGCGGAGGACGGACGGTGTATTTCTCTTCTCAAGATTATGCTCACCAATTATTGTATTTACGACTGTGCTTATTGCATTAACCGTCGAAGCAATGACTTGCCACGAGCCACTTTCTCGGTCTCAGAACTGGTTAATCTGACCATTGAATTTTACCGCAGAAATTATATTGAAGGGCTGTTCCTTAGTTCGGGTGTGGTTCGTAATCCCGATTATACTATGGAAAGACTTGTCAGGGTAGCGAAAGATTTGCGCCTCATACATCGCTTTAACGGGTATATCCATTTGAAGAGTATACCCGGAGCAAGTCAGGAACTGGTGAACGAAGCCGGTTTATATGCCGATAGACTAAGCGTGAACATTGAAATTCCTAACGAGCAAAGCTTAAAGCGACTGGCTCCCGAGAAAGATTTTCAGAGTGTATTCAAACCCATGCAATACATTCAGCAGGGGGTATTGGAAAATACAGAGGAGAGAAAGAAGTACCGCTATGCTCCACGTTTTGCTCCTGCCGGACAAAGTACGCAGATGATAGTGGGAGCAACAGCCGAAACCGATAAGGATATCCTTTATCTGTCGTCTTCCTTATACAACCGCCCCAGTATGAAACGGGTTTACTATTCGGGCTATGTGTCTGTGAATGAATACGACAAAAGACTGCCGGCACTTAAACAACCGCCTTTGGTTAGAGAAAACCGTTTGTATCAGGCCGACTGGTTACTTCGGTTCTATGAGTTCAAGGTAGACGAGATTGTAAATGACGCATTTCCCGATCTGGATCTGGAAATTGATCCAAAACTATCATGGGCTTTGCGGCATCCCGAATCTTTTCCGGTAGATATCAACCGTGCCGATTATGAGATGATTCTTAGGATACCCGGCATTGGGGTGAAATCGGCAAAGCTGATTGTGGCTTCCCGTCGCTTTTCCCGCCTGGGCGCATCTCAACTCAAGAAAATTGGAGTGGTGATGAAAAAAGCCCAGTACTTCATAACCTGTAATGAACTGTCTGTACGTTCGGTTAATGACATGAATCCCGATAATGTCCGCCGCCTGCTCACCGTTAAACATGGCAAGAAGGAGGATCACAGACAATTGGTTTTACCATTTAAAGAAGAAGAGAATGACGGCCTTTATCTACGATAAAACCTTTGAAGGATTGCTCACGGTTGTTTTCGATGCCTATTTCCGTAAAACATTTCCGGATGCATTGTTAGCTGAAGGAGAACCATTGCCACTGTTCTGTGATGAAACACTGAACATCTGCACGGATAGTGAGAAAGCCGGACGCGTGTGGAAAGGATTGCAAAAGAAACTGTCAGCCACTGCACTTTCCTTTCTCACAGTGAGCTGGTTGTCTGAATTGTCCGACATTGATTTATTGTTGTTCCGGTATATCCGTAAAACAATTGACGCTCCCCAATCCATCGAGCTTAACTTTGGAGACCCCGATGTACTGGAAGTTACAAAGATTTGCAGAAAAGTATCCAAAGAGATAGAACGGGTACTTCAGTTCCTTCGTTTTCAGAAAGCAACAGACGGAACCTTCTTTGCCGCAATAGAACCAATGTATAATGTACTGTCACTGGTGGTTAACCATTTTCAGGATCGCTTTGCCGACCAGAAATGGCTTATCTATGATCTCAAACGAGAGTATGGCTACTATTACGATCTTTCCACAGTAACAGAAGTCAGTTTCGAGGATAAGGAATCTCATCTTCTTTCCGGCATATTAAGTGATGACCTTATGGCGCAGGACGAAAAACTCTTTCAGCAGTTATGGAAAGAGTACTTTAAATCAATCACTATCAAGGAACGCATCAATCCAAAACTCCACAAACAAAATCTGCCTGTCCGCTTCTGGAAATACTTAACCGAAAAGCAGAAATAATCCCTATTAGTCCGAAATGAATATTAAAAAAGGAATATTATAGATTCCGGGTATTTGAAACGTGACATTGTTGTACAGCCTGTATGAACTGAATTTATTTCAGAACAGGTAAAAGAATTCTGGATGCCTCGTCTTGCTGATGAAGAATTCTGATATTTGATTTTATAAAGTCAGAATCATTACAGTGATATATATCCACAAACTGTTGCGGATTCCTGTCTACAAGTGGAAACCATGAACTTTGAATCTGAATCATCACCCTATGGCCTTTCTTAAAAGTATGAGCTATATCTGTTAGTTTAAAAGAAACAGTAGTGGGTTTGTTGGGA encodes the following:
- a CDS encoding putative DNA modification/repair radical SAM protein; this encodes MDENVLGKLKILAESAKYDVSCSSSGTTRANKSGGIGNAAGWGICHSFAEDGRCISLLKIMLTNYCIYDCAYCINRRSNDLPRATFSVSELVNLTIEFYRRNYIEGLFLSSGVVRNPDYTMERLVRVAKDLRLIHRFNGYIHLKSIPGASQELVNEAGLYADRLSVNIEIPNEQSLKRLAPEKDFQSVFKPMQYIQQGVLENTEERKKYRYAPRFAPAGQSTQMIVGATAETDKDILYLSSSLYNRPSMKRVYYSGYVSVNEYDKRLPALKQPPLVRENRLYQADWLLRFYEFKVDEIVNDAFPDLDLEIDPKLSWALRHPESFPVDINRADYEMILRIPGIGVKSAKLIVASRRFSRLGASQLKKIGVVMKKAQYFITCNELSVRSVNDMNPDNVRRLLTVKHGKKEDHRQLVLPFKEEENDGLYLR
- a CDS encoding TIGR03915 family putative DNA repair protein; translated protein: MTAFIYDKTFEGLLTVVFDAYFRKTFPDALLAEGEPLPLFCDETLNICTDSEKAGRVWKGLQKKLSATALSFLTVSWLSELSDIDLLLFRYIRKTIDAPQSIELNFGDPDVLEVTKICRKVSKEIERVLQFLRFQKATDGTFFAAIEPMYNVLSLVVNHFQDRFADQKWLIYDLKREYGYYYDLSTVTEVSFEDKESHLLSGILSDDLMAQDEKLFQQLWKEYFKSITIKERINPKLHKQNLPVRFWKYLTEKQK